Sequence from the Bacteroidota bacterium genome:
AGAGTAGCTGATAATATCGTCGACTTTCATGATTATTCCCCTGTGGGTTAGTTGTTTAGAGATCAGACAAGACAGTCAATGCCTGGGTCTCGAAACGTATTCCGGTGGCTCTAATCAAAACTAAGTGTCTTCCCGTTTCTGCTCGATTTTTCGATCTTCAAGAAGCGCGCGTGTTGCTTTTCCCTTCACCGGGAGAATCCCTGCAAGACTTTCAAAGTACCGCTGGCCGAGCGGCTTCACAAAGAACCCACCCTCTTGCTCAATGATCACGACGCGTACCCCTCGTTTGAGCTTCAGTTTTTGTCGGATTCTCTGCGGAATATTCATCCGGCCTCGGGTTGTTATGACGGATGTCTCCATTGTTCCTTCTTTGTCTTGCGGGAAATCTTATGTCTTCTCAACAAACAATTTGTGCTTGGGGGCAATCTATCGAATCGCCTCACTAATCGCAACGCCCCATTTGCCCCTTCCCTCCCCATTCATTACTATGGAACAAAACAATTGCGAGGAGGGCCTCTCATGCGTCAGGAACAGAACTCCCGCCGGAGTGTTGTGCGGCTTGCGCGTGCGGACAAGGCAGGAACGTCTTACGGTAAGCAAAGATTCTTCGACGT
This genomic interval carries:
- a CDS encoding AbrB/MazE/SpoVT family DNA-binding domain-containing protein encodes the protein METSVITTRGRMNIPQRIRQKLKLKRGVRVVIIEQEGGFFVKPLGQRYFESLAGILPVKGKATRALLEDRKIEQKREDT